The genomic segment GCTTATATGTTATTCAATAAATGTAGTTAGTTTTGAGCTGCATTTGTGAATGCCCCAAGGAAGATTCCACTAGCCTTAGTCACTTAGTTGTCCTTGACCTTGCAGGACAAAAGTACTAAGTACCATAACAGAGTATTTTAAAGATAAGCAGCTGTATGTGGTAGCCTGTCAAGTGCCAGTTACAACACAGATGATGCAAAgcttttgagagtaataagaAACATGTATGAAATTGCAGAAAGACATTGACAAGATTTGGAACAGcagccaaaagtggaaattagaatttaataccaggaaatgccatgtaatggaaatggggaaaagtacatgggaatataaaatgggagaagagattataatgaaaaggagtgaaggaaagacctgagagtgattatacaagacagcctcttttagggacttcggtgaaacctttgctgtcggccttgacatatcgaaagccttcgatagagtctggcacaaatctttaatttctaaactaccctcctacggattctatccttctctctgtaccttcatctccagtttcctttccgatcgttctattgctgctgtagtagacggtcactgttcttcccctaaaactatcaacagtggtgttccacagggttctgtcctatcacccactctctttctattattcatcaatgatctcctaaatctgactcaatgccctatccactcctatgctgatgataccaccctgcattattcaacagcgttcaacagacgcccaacccaacaacaattaaatgactcaaggcgagatgctataggacgcctaacttctgatctttcacttgtttctgattggggcagagaaaacctggttttgttcaatgcctcaaaactcaatttctacaactatctactcgacataaccttccagacaactatcctctcttcttcaataacactcaacttccctctcctctacattaaacacactcggtctatccttcactaaaaatctaaactggaaatttcacatctctactcttgctaaatcagcttccaagaagttaggtgtcctatggcgtcttcgtccattttatctccctcccagctgcttgctctgtacaagggccttatccgcccgtgtatggagtatggctctcatgtctgggggatccacacacagctttactaaacaaggtggaatctaaagcttttcgtcttatcaactcttctcctctaactgactgtcttgattctttaagtcaccgccgcaatgttgcatctttatctgtcttctaccgctgttttcatgctgtctgctcttctgaacttgctaactgcatgccttcccctcctgcggcctcgctgcacaagactctctacttcttctcatccctattctgtccatcttcctaatgcaagagttaaccagtatcttcactccttcttccctacactggtaaactctggaactctctacctgtgtctgtatttccacctgcctatgacttaaactctttcaaaagaggagtgtcaagacacctcttacgttaactggaccctccttttagatttttctgttttttctctttctacttttcttttaacagggcctggcaaccagcgggattttttttttttccaacactgtgtttgcccttggccagtgcccttgtaatgtaaaaaaaaaaaaaaaaaaaagcctcactcaagaaagacatataaatggactatttgcttcaacatacaagacattaACTAACATCAGAGTGGCATTCAATTACAaggataagagtatgatgaaaaagataataatcactatgataagacctagactggaatatgcagcagtggtatggtcaccatacaggcagaaagacatcaagaaactagaaagaatccaaaggactgctacaaagatgatcCCAGAAATAAGGGAttttccctatgaagaaagactgaaggaaatggaattaccaaccttgaaggatagacaggaaaaagaggacctcataacgatgtataagctagtaaaccatatggaaaagatagacagacaagatctggtaacactgacagaggatggagatagacaaacaagaacACATTACAAGAAGATACgaagtcagtgtctgaggaacattaacaagctcagttttccacataggacagtggacatctgAAATGGATAAGTgatgagattgtaacagcagaaagtgtgcacaaatttaaggaaaagttagataaatgaagacatacaacatacaactaggtaaaaacaactaggtaaatacacacacctgcaccctACCGCTGATGCCTTGCCGCCTCCCAAGACGCCAGAGGAGAAGCAGCACTTCCATAAGACTTCCTGCCAGCCCCTCCAGACCTGCCAGCCGACCCTCACCCACCACCTGCAGATAGGTAGTATAAAATTACTACCacaagcactactactactactactactactactactactactactactactacaactattactactactactattagtttatttatattaCAATACTGCCACAAAGAACTGTAATTATATATAGCACAAAATCCATCAAAATGCAAAAAGGAAACATATATACAAAGTTAATATACTTTCAGATCATGAATAGGTACACTAAAGACACACTGAAAATTCTACGTAACTTTTTTCCAATAAGATATAAGTTCTGAAGcaggataatgaaaaaaattataagataCCTTAAACTCATGAAACTCCACTATGATTATTGTGTCTCACCTTGATAAACTTCTCCAGGTACTCCAGAGATTTGTAACAATCTGCAAGACCAGTGTGGAGGTCTGCCAACTGCACCACAACTTCTTTCagctcctccttgtctccttgctcattttcctcatcctcttgcaTCTCTTGCTCAGCCATTACTTACACCAAGAAATGACAGATATTGCTTTGAattgtattttatttgtgtgtgtatttagaaaAAATTGTTCATCATTTCCCATTACCTGTAGTATCCCTAAGATGAGACCATTTTTAGCATTCAGAGATCTCTAAAGAATTTGAAAACTTACATGGGTGAGCATGAAGATGAGCCAAGACAGAGGAGAGCTCTAGGAACCCATTGGACCATGAGCTTCTGAGGTCCCCGAGAGTACTGTCACTGCTGCCCACCTGATTTATGAGAGAAATCAATTAGAAACTGACATTTAAAGGGCTGAGATGGGTTAGGATGTAAGATAGAGATACAGGCcttataaggaaagaaaaaaaaacaagacagtaAAGATGTAGGcattatgaataaaggaaggaatgtacAAAAAAGGATaacatggagagaaggaaagatgagggtCAGGATAAAGGAATATGTTTGGGTGAGGATTataggaagggggaaggaattacaaaacctaaaaaataaaaaaagttgaagaaataAAGTGATCTTGGATATTCATACATAaggcatgtttgtttgttttttttcagctaAATCTTGTTCAAAGTAATTATGATTATCCTCATATCATTCCAGTGATCTCAAAATGATCTTTCATACTTGCATATAATCTCTCCTTTAAGTACATGAATACAATACACATGGAAACAGAATACAAGGAATACACTCAACACAATAATAGACCAAACCTGTGAAAATTTTTCCTTAAACCTCTTAGTATTATTCAGCAATAGAGTTCTTGGGCTTCTTGTGTCCTTTTCCTGATcctcttgatcctcctcctcacttttcttctctcctgcagcctcatctttcctctcctctggtCCCCCATCCATACTCTCCCGTCCATGCAGTTTAGGAAAGctacctccacctccctgctggccaccctcatcctcctcttgagAATCATAGTCCAGGGCAGGAAAAGGAGGCTGTAGCTTGCTTACTctgcaggagtagtagtagtagtagtagtagtagtagtagtagtagtagtagtagtagtagtagtagtagcagtagcagtagcagtagtattatatagtagtagtagtagtagtagtagtagtagtagtagtagtagtagtagtagtagttgtagttgttgttgttgttgttgttgttgttgttgttgttgttgttgttgttgttgtagtagtagtagtaatagttgtggaagtagtagtattaatagttgtggaagtagtagtagtagtagtagtagtagtagtagtagtagtagtagtagtagtagtagtagtagtagtagtagtagtagtagtagtagtagtagtagtagtagtagtagtagtaagagtaaacACAGTTAGGtatgttaatgaaaaaaatatcacaataaCTGATAAATCAATAGTAGTAACCAAAACTTGATCAAAGATTTATTACCCAATAACTAACAACCAATAAATCCAAAATTCCAATGttagtgataatgatattgatacttcaagtgaaaaaaaagattgatgaaTTCAAATATCtagttttatctttatcttagaaaaaaaaaattgaaaaatcttTGCAAAATCTTC from the Portunus trituberculatus isolate SZX2019 chromosome 48, ASM1759143v1, whole genome shotgun sequence genome contains:
- the LOC123498434 gene encoding uncharacterized protein LOC123498434, translating into MDGGPEERKDEAAGEKKSEEEDQEDQEKDTRSPRTLLLNNTKRFKEKFSQVGSSDSTLGDLRSSWSNGFLELSSVLAHLHAHPLMAEQEMQEDEENEQGDKEELKEVVVQLADLHTGLADCYKSLEYLEKFIKVVGEGRLAGLEGLAGSLMEVLLLLWRLGRRQGISGRVQVMLECGVESLVGVVTRELRPVNLLPASMREAHPFLASQRRVMEALHVVAEWEEAVMVCAQTVMASAKRQRDGRQDFDPTKVLGTISGLRSVCTDLSDIMKVPMYP